Proteins encoded in a region of the Orcinus orca chromosome X, mOrcOrc1.1, whole genome shotgun sequence genome:
- the KDM5C gene encoding lysine-specific demethylase 5C isoform X5 has translation MEPGSDDFLPPPECPVFEPSWAEFRDPLGYIAKIRPIAEKSGICKIRPPADWQPPFAVEVDNFRFTPRIQRLNELEAQTRVKLNYLDQIAKFWEIQGSSLKIPNVERRILDLYSLSKIVVEEGGYEAICKDRRWARVAQRLNYPPGKNIGSLLRSHYERIVYPYEMYQSGANLVQCNTRPFDNEEKDKEYKPHSIPLRQSVQPSKFNSYGRRAKRLQPDPEPTEEDIEKNPELKKLQIYGAGPKMMGLGLMAKDKTLRKKDKEGPECPPTIVVKEESGGDVKVESPSPKTFLESKEELSHSPEPCTKMTMRLRRNHSNAQFIESYVCRMCSRGDEDDKLLLCDGCDDNYHIFCLLPPLPEIPKGVWRCPKCVMAECKRPPEAFGFEQATREYTLQSFGEMADSFKADYFNMPVHMVPTELVEKEFWRLVNSIEEDVTVEYGADIHSKEFGSGFPVSDSKRHLTPEEEEYATSGWNLNVMPVLEQSVLCHINADISGMKVPWLYVGMVFSAFCWHIEDHWSYSINYLHWGEPKTWYGVPSLAAEHLEEVMKKLTPELFDSQPDLLHQLVTLMNPNTLMSHGVPVVRTNQCAGEFVITFPRAYHSGFNQGYNFAEAVNFCTADWLPAGRQCIEHYRRLRRYCVFSHEELICKMAACPEKLDLNLAAAVHKEMFIMVQEERRLRKALLEKGITEAEREAFELLPDDERQCIKCKTTCFLSALACYDCPDGLVCLSHINDLCKCSSSRQYLRYRYTLDELPAMLHKLKVRAESFDTWANKVRVALEVEDGRKRSLEELRALESEARERRFPNSELLQRLKNCLSEAEACVSRALGLVSGQEAGPYRVAGLQMTLAELRAFLDQMNNLPCAMHQIGDVKGILEQVEAYQVEAREALASLPSSPGLLQSLLERGRQLGVEVPEAQQLQRQVEQARWLDEMKRTLAPSARRGTLAVMRGLLVAGASVAPSPAVDKARAELQELLTIAERWEEKAHLCLEARQKHPPATLEAIIHEAENIPVHLPNIQALKEALAKARAWIADVDEIQNGDHYPCLDDLEGLVAVGRDLPVGLEELRQLELQVLTAHSWREKASKTFLKKNSCYTLLEVLCPCADAGSDSTKRSRWMEKELGLYKSDTELLGLSAQDLRDPGSVIVAFKEGEQKEKEGILQLRRTNSAKPSPLASSTTASSATSICVCGQVPAGVGALQCDLCQDWFHGRCVSVPRLLSSPRPSPTSSPLLAWWEWDTKFLCPLCMRSRRPRLETILALLVALQRLPVRLPEGEALQCLTERAISWQGRARQALASEDVTAVLGRLAELRQRLQAEPRPEEPPTYPSAPASDPVREGSGKDMPKQVQGLLENGDSMTSPEKVAPGEGSDLELLSSLLPQLTGPVLELPEATRAPLEELMLEGDLLEVTLDENHSIWQLLQAGQPPNLERIRTLLELEKAERHGSRARGRALERRRRRKVDRGGEGDDPAREELEPKRVRSSGPEAEEAQEEEELEEETGGEGPPLPTTDSPGTQENQNGLEPALGASSGSSAPFSTLTPRLHVPCPQQPPQQQL, from the exons GACTGGCAGCCACCCTTTGCTGTAGAAGTGGACAACTTCAGGTTTACTCCCCGAATCCAGAGGCTGAATGAACTAGAG GCCCAGACGAGAGTGAAACTGAACTACTTGGATCAGATTGCCAAATTCTGGGAAATCCAGGGCTCCTCCTTAAAGATTCCCAATGTAGAACGGCGGATCTTGGACCTCTACAGCCTCAGCAAA ATCGTGGTGGAGGAAGGTGGCTATGAAGCCATCTGCAAGGACCGTCGATGGGCTCGGGTGGCCCAACGCCTCAACTACCCACCAGGCAAAAACATTGGCTCCCTGCTACGCTCCCACTATGAACGCATCGTTTACCCCTATGAGATGTACCAGTCTGGAGCCAACCTGGTG cAGTGCAACACACGTCCATTTGATAATGAGGAGAAGGACAAGGAATACAAACCCCACAGTATCCCCCTTCGACAGTCTGTGCAGCCCTCCAAGTTCAACAGCTATGGCCGGCGAGCCAAGAGACTACAGCCTGAT ccGGAACCCACAGAGGAAGACATTGAAAAGAATCCTGAGCTGAAGAAGCTTCAGATCTATGGGGCAGGCCCCAAGATGATGGGCCTGGGCCTCATGGCCAAGGATAAGACTCTGCGGAAAAAAG ATAAGGAAGGGCCCGAGTGCCCCCCCACCATAGTGGTGAAGGAGGAGTCAGGCGGGGACGTGAAGGTGGAGTCACCCTCACCCAAGACCTTCCTGGAGAGCAAGGAGGAGCTGAGTCACAGCCCAGAGCCCTGCACCAAGATGACCATGAGGCTGCGGAGGAACCACAGCAATGCCCAGTTT ATTGAGTCATATGTATGCCGAATGTGTTCCCGAGGGGATGAGGACGACAAGCTCCTGCTGTGTGATGGCTGTGATGACAACTACCACATCTTCTGCTTGCTGCCTCCTTTGCCTGAGATTCCCAAGGGTGTCTGGCGGTGCCCAAAGTGTGTCATGGCG GAGTGTAAGCGCCCCCCCGAAGCCTTTGGCTTTGAGCAGGCTACCCGGGAATACACTCTGCAGAGCTTTGGCGAGATGGCTGACTCCTTTAAAGCCGATTACTTCAACATGCCCGTACAC ATGGTGCCCACAGAACTCGTGGAGAAGGAATTCTGGCGGCTGGTGAATAGCATTGAGGAAGATGTGACTGTTGAGTATGGGGCTGACATCCATTCCAAAGAATTTGGTAGCGGTTTCCCCGTCAGTGACAGTAAGCGGCACCTAACCCCTGAGGAGGAG GAGTATGCTACTAGTGGTTGGAACCTGAATGTGATGCCGGTGCTGGAGCAGTCCGTACTGTGCCACATCAATGCAGATATCTCCGGCATGAAGGTGCCCTGGCTCTACGTGGGCATGGTCTTCTCAGCCTTTTGCTGGCATATTGAGGATCACTGGAGTTACTCCATTAACTACCTCCACTG GGGTGAGCCGAAGACCTGGTATGGGGTACCCTCACTTGCAGCAGAACATTTGGAAGAGGTGATGAAGAAGCTGACACCTGAGCTCTTTGATAGCCAGCCTGACCTTCTGCACCAACTTGTCACCCTCATGAATCCCAATACCCTCATGTCCCATGGTGTGCCG GTTGTCCGCACAAACCAGTGTGCAGGAGAATTTGTCATTACCTTCCCTCGTGCTTACCACAGTGGCTTTAACCAAGGCTACAACTTTGCTGAGGCTGTCAACTTTTGCACTGCTGACTGG CTGCCAGCTGGGCGCCAGTGCATTGAGCACTACCGCCGGCTCCGAAGATACTGTGTCTTCTCCCATGAGGAGCTCATCTGCAAGATGGCTGCCTGTCCAGAGAAGCTGGACCTGAACCTGGCAGCAGCTGTGCATAAGGAGATGTTCATCATGGTTCAGGAGGAGCGGCGTCTACGAAAGGCCCTGCTAGAGAAG GGCATCACGGAAGCTGAGCGAGAGGCTTTTGAGCTGCTCCCGGATGATGAGCGCCAGTGCATCAAGTGCAAGACCACGTGCTTTCTATCAGCCCTAGCCTGCTATGACTGCCCAGACGGCCTTGTCTGCCTTTCCCACATCAATGACCTCTGCAAGTGCTCCAGTAGCCGGCAGTACctgcg ATATCGGTACACCTTGGATGAGCTCCCTGCCATGCTCCATAAGCTGAAGGTCCGGGCTGAGTCCTTTGACACCTGGGCCAACAAAGTGCGAGTGGCCCTGGAGGTGGAGGATGGGCGGAAGCGCA GCCTTGAAGAGCTGAGGGCACTAGAGTCTGAGGCCCGTGAGCGGAGATTTCCTAACAGTGAGCTGCTGCAGCGACTAAAGAACTGCCTGAGCGAGGCAGAGGCTTGCGTGTCCCGGGCTCTGGGGCTGGTCAGCGGCCAGGAAGCTGG CCCCTACAGGGTGGCTGGTCTACAGATGACCCTGGCTGAGCTCCGAGCCTTTCTGGACCAGATGAACAACCTGCCTTGTGCCATGCACCAGATTGGGGATGTCAAG GGTATTCTGGAACAGGTGGAAGCCTACCAGGTTGAAGCCCGTGAGGCCCTGGCCTCATTGCCCTCCAGTCCGGGGCTCCTGCAGTCCCTGCTGGAGAGAGGGCGGCAGCTGGGGGTGGAGGTACctgaggcccagcagctccagcgGCAGGTGGAACAGGCGCGATGGCTGGATGAGATGAAACGCACACTGGCCCCCTCAGCCCGAAGGGGCACCCTGGCTGTCATGCGGGGACTGTTGGTCGCGGGTGCCAGTGTAGCCCCTAGCCCTGCTGTGGACAAGGCCCGAGCTGAACTGCAGGAGCTACTGACCATTGCTGAACGCTGGGAGGAGAAGGCCCATCTCTGCCTGGAGGCCAG GCAGAAGCATCCACCAGCCACGCTTGAGGCCATAATTCATGAGGCAGAAAACATCCCTGTTCACCTGCCCAACATCCAGGCTCTCAAGGAGGCTCTTGCTAAGGCCCGGGCCTGGATTGCTGATGTGGACGAGATCCAA AATGGTGATCACTACCCCTGCCTGGATGACTTGGAGGGCCTGGTGGCTGTTGGCCGGGACCTACCTGTGGGGTTGGAGGAGCTGAGACAGCTAGAGCTGCAGGTACTGACGGCGCACTCCTGGAGGGAGAAGGCCTCCAAGACCTTTCTCAAGAAGAATTCTTGCTACACTCTGCTGGAG GTGCTCTGCCCATGTGCAGACGCCGGCTCAGACAGCACCAAGCGCAGCCGGTGGATGGAGAAGGAGCTGGGGTTGTACAAATCTGACACAGAGTTGCTGGGGCTGTCTGCGCAGgacctcagggacccaggctctgtG ATCGTGGCCTTCAAGGAGGGGGaacagaaggagaaggagggaatTCTGCAGCTGCGTCGCACCAACTCCGCCAAGCCCAGTCCACTGGCATCATCGACCACAGCTTCCTCTGCAACCTCCATCTGTGTGTGTGGGCAGGTGCCAGCTGGGGTGGGAGCTCTGCAGTGTGACCTGTGTCAGGACTGGTTCCATGGGCGATGTGTGTCGGTACCCCGCCTCCTCAGTTCCCCAAGGCCCAGTCCCACCTCATCCCCACTGCTGGCCTGGTGGGAGTGGGACACCAAATTCTTGTGTCCGCTGTGCATGCGCTCACGGCGCCCACGCCTGGAGACCATCCTGGCACTGCTGGTAGCGCTGCAGAGACTGCCTGTGCGGCTGCCTGAGGGTGAGGCCCTGCAGTGCCTCACAGAGAGGGCCATCAGCTGGCAAGGCCGTGCcaggcaggctctggcctctgaggATGTGACTGCTGTGTTGGGACGGCTGGCCGAGCTTCGCCAGCGGCTGCAGGCTGAACCCAGGCCCGAGGAGCCCCCTACCTACCCTTCAGCCCCTGCCTCTGACCCTGTCAGAGAAGGCAGTGGCAAGGATATGCCTAAG caggtgcaggggTTGCTGGAGAATGGAGACAGCATGACCAGTCCCGAGAAGGTAGCCCCGGGGGAGGGCTCAG ACCTGGAGCTGCTGTCCTCGCTGTTGCCACAGTTGACTGGCCCTGTGTTGGAGCTGCCTGAGGCAACCCGGGCCCCCCTGGAGGAGCTCATGTTGGAGGGGGATCTGCTTGAGGTGACCCTGGATGAGAACCACAGCATCTGGCAGCTGCTGCAGGCTGGGCAGCCTCCAAACCTGGAGCGGATCCGCACACTTCTGGAG CTGGAGAAGGCAGAGCGCCATGGGAGCCGAGCACGGGGCCGGGCGCTggagaggcggcggcggcggaagGTGGATCGGGGTGGGGAGGGCGATGACCCAGCCCGAGAGGAGCTAGAGCCAAAGAGGGTACGGAGCTCAGGGCCAGAGGCCGAGGaggcccaggaggaggaggagctggaggaggagacTGGGGGTGAgggcccacccctccccaccactgACAGCCCCGGCACCCAGGAGAACCAGAATGGCTTGGAGCCGGCGCTAGGGGCCAGTTCAGGCTCCTCGGCCCCTTTCTCCACTTTGACTCCCCGGCTGCACGTGCCCTGCCCGCAGCAGCCGCCTCAGCAACAATTGTGA
- the KDM5C gene encoding lysine-specific demethylase 5C isoform X8: MEPGSDDFLPPPECPVFEPSWAEFRDPLGYIAKIRPIAEKSGICKIRPPADWQPPFAVEVDNFRFTPRIQRLNELEAQTRVKLNYLDQIAKFWEIQGSSLKIPNVERRILDLYSLSKIVVEEGGYEAICKDRRWARVAQRLNYPPGKNIGSLLRSHYERIVYPYEMYQSGANLVCNTRPFDNEEKDKEYKPHSIPLRQSVQPSKFNSYGRRAKRLQPDPEPTEEDIEKNPELKKLQIYGAGPKMMGLGLMAKDKTLRKKDKEGPECPPTIVVKEESGGDVKVESPSPKTFLESKEELSHSPEPCTKMTMRLRRNHSNAQFIESYVCRMCSRGDEDDKLLLCDGCDDNYHIFCLLPPLPEIPKGVWRCPKCVMAECKRPPEAFGFEQATREYTLQSFGEMADSFKADYFNMPVHMVPTELVEKEFWRLVNSIEEDVTVEYGADIHSKEFGSGFPVSDSKRHLTPEEEEYATSGWNLNVMPVLEQSVLCHINADISGMKVPWLYVGMVFSAFCWHIEDHWSYSINYLHWGEPKTWYGVPSLAAEHLEEVMKKLTPELFDSQPDLLHQLVTLMNPNTLMSHGVPVVRTNQCAGEFVITFPRAYHSGFNQGYNFAEAVNFCTADWLPAGRQCIEHYRRLRRYCVFSHEELICKMAACPEKLDLNLAAAVHKEMFIMVQEERRLRKALLEKGITEAEREAFELLPDDERQCIKCKTTCFLSALACYDCPDGLVCLSHINDLCKCSSSRQYLRYRYTLDELPAMLHKLKVRAESFDTWANKVRVALEVEDGRKRSLEELRALESEARERRFPNSELLQRLKNCLSEAEACVSRALGLVSGQEAGPYRVAGLQMTLAELRAFLDQMNNLPCAMHQIGDVKGILEQVEAYQVEAREALASLPSSPGLLQSLLERGRQLGVEVPEAQQLQRQVEQARWLDEMKRTLAPSARRGTLAVMRGLLVAGASVAPSPAVDKARAELQELLTIAERWEEKAHLCLEARQKHPPATLEAIIHEAENIPVHLPNIQALKEALAKARAWIADVDEIQNGDHYPCLDDLEGLVAVGRDLPVGLEELRQLELQVLTAHSWREKASKTFLKKNSCYTLLEVLCPCADAGSDSTKRSRWMEKELGLYKSDTELLGLSAQDLRDPGSVIVAFKEGEQKEKEGILQLRRTNSAKPSPLASSTTASSATSICVCGQVPAGVGALQCDLCQDWFHGRCVSVPRLLSSPRPSPTSSPLLAWWEWDTKFLCPLCMRSRRPRLETILALLVALQRLPVRLPEGEALQCLTERAISWQGRARQALASEDVTAVLGRLAELRQRLQAEPRPEEPPTYPSAPASDPVREGSGKDMPKVQGLLENGDSMTSPEKVAPGEGSDLELLSSLLPQLTGPVLELPEATRAPLEELMLEGDLLEVTLDENHSIWQLLQAGQPPNLERIRTLLELEKAERHGSRARGRALERRRRRKVDRGGEGDDPAREELEPKRVRSSGPEAEEAQEEEELEEETGGEGPPLPTTDSPGTQENQNGLEPALGASSGSSAPFSTLTPRLHVPCPQQPPQQQL, encoded by the exons GACTGGCAGCCACCCTTTGCTGTAGAAGTGGACAACTTCAGGTTTACTCCCCGAATCCAGAGGCTGAATGAACTAGAG GCCCAGACGAGAGTGAAACTGAACTACTTGGATCAGATTGCCAAATTCTGGGAAATCCAGGGCTCCTCCTTAAAGATTCCCAATGTAGAACGGCGGATCTTGGACCTCTACAGCCTCAGCAAA ATCGTGGTGGAGGAAGGTGGCTATGAAGCCATCTGCAAGGACCGTCGATGGGCTCGGGTGGCCCAACGCCTCAACTACCCACCAGGCAAAAACATTGGCTCCCTGCTACGCTCCCACTATGAACGCATCGTTTACCCCTATGAGATGTACCAGTCTGGAGCCAACCTGGTG TGCAACACACGTCCATTTGATAATGAGGAGAAGGACAAGGAATACAAACCCCACAGTATCCCCCTTCGACAGTCTGTGCAGCCCTCCAAGTTCAACAGCTATGGCCGGCGAGCCAAGAGACTACAGCCTGAT ccGGAACCCACAGAGGAAGACATTGAAAAGAATCCTGAGCTGAAGAAGCTTCAGATCTATGGGGCAGGCCCCAAGATGATGGGCCTGGGCCTCATGGCCAAGGATAAGACTCTGCGGAAAAAAG ATAAGGAAGGGCCCGAGTGCCCCCCCACCATAGTGGTGAAGGAGGAGTCAGGCGGGGACGTGAAGGTGGAGTCACCCTCACCCAAGACCTTCCTGGAGAGCAAGGAGGAGCTGAGTCACAGCCCAGAGCCCTGCACCAAGATGACCATGAGGCTGCGGAGGAACCACAGCAATGCCCAGTTT ATTGAGTCATATGTATGCCGAATGTGTTCCCGAGGGGATGAGGACGACAAGCTCCTGCTGTGTGATGGCTGTGATGACAACTACCACATCTTCTGCTTGCTGCCTCCTTTGCCTGAGATTCCCAAGGGTGTCTGGCGGTGCCCAAAGTGTGTCATGGCG GAGTGTAAGCGCCCCCCCGAAGCCTTTGGCTTTGAGCAGGCTACCCGGGAATACACTCTGCAGAGCTTTGGCGAGATGGCTGACTCCTTTAAAGCCGATTACTTCAACATGCCCGTACAC ATGGTGCCCACAGAACTCGTGGAGAAGGAATTCTGGCGGCTGGTGAATAGCATTGAGGAAGATGTGACTGTTGAGTATGGGGCTGACATCCATTCCAAAGAATTTGGTAGCGGTTTCCCCGTCAGTGACAGTAAGCGGCACCTAACCCCTGAGGAGGAG GAGTATGCTACTAGTGGTTGGAACCTGAATGTGATGCCGGTGCTGGAGCAGTCCGTACTGTGCCACATCAATGCAGATATCTCCGGCATGAAGGTGCCCTGGCTCTACGTGGGCATGGTCTTCTCAGCCTTTTGCTGGCATATTGAGGATCACTGGAGTTACTCCATTAACTACCTCCACTG GGGTGAGCCGAAGACCTGGTATGGGGTACCCTCACTTGCAGCAGAACATTTGGAAGAGGTGATGAAGAAGCTGACACCTGAGCTCTTTGATAGCCAGCCTGACCTTCTGCACCAACTTGTCACCCTCATGAATCCCAATACCCTCATGTCCCATGGTGTGCCG GTTGTCCGCACAAACCAGTGTGCAGGAGAATTTGTCATTACCTTCCCTCGTGCTTACCACAGTGGCTTTAACCAAGGCTACAACTTTGCTGAGGCTGTCAACTTTTGCACTGCTGACTGG CTGCCAGCTGGGCGCCAGTGCATTGAGCACTACCGCCGGCTCCGAAGATACTGTGTCTTCTCCCATGAGGAGCTCATCTGCAAGATGGCTGCCTGTCCAGAGAAGCTGGACCTGAACCTGGCAGCAGCTGTGCATAAGGAGATGTTCATCATGGTTCAGGAGGAGCGGCGTCTACGAAAGGCCCTGCTAGAGAAG GGCATCACGGAAGCTGAGCGAGAGGCTTTTGAGCTGCTCCCGGATGATGAGCGCCAGTGCATCAAGTGCAAGACCACGTGCTTTCTATCAGCCCTAGCCTGCTATGACTGCCCAGACGGCCTTGTCTGCCTTTCCCACATCAATGACCTCTGCAAGTGCTCCAGTAGCCGGCAGTACctgcg ATATCGGTACACCTTGGATGAGCTCCCTGCCATGCTCCATAAGCTGAAGGTCCGGGCTGAGTCCTTTGACACCTGGGCCAACAAAGTGCGAGTGGCCCTGGAGGTGGAGGATGGGCGGAAGCGCA GCCTTGAAGAGCTGAGGGCACTAGAGTCTGAGGCCCGTGAGCGGAGATTTCCTAACAGTGAGCTGCTGCAGCGACTAAAGAACTGCCTGAGCGAGGCAGAGGCTTGCGTGTCCCGGGCTCTGGGGCTGGTCAGCGGCCAGGAAGCTGG CCCCTACAGGGTGGCTGGTCTACAGATGACCCTGGCTGAGCTCCGAGCCTTTCTGGACCAGATGAACAACCTGCCTTGTGCCATGCACCAGATTGGGGATGTCAAG GGTATTCTGGAACAGGTGGAAGCCTACCAGGTTGAAGCCCGTGAGGCCCTGGCCTCATTGCCCTCCAGTCCGGGGCTCCTGCAGTCCCTGCTGGAGAGAGGGCGGCAGCTGGGGGTGGAGGTACctgaggcccagcagctccagcgGCAGGTGGAACAGGCGCGATGGCTGGATGAGATGAAACGCACACTGGCCCCCTCAGCCCGAAGGGGCACCCTGGCTGTCATGCGGGGACTGTTGGTCGCGGGTGCCAGTGTAGCCCCTAGCCCTGCTGTGGACAAGGCCCGAGCTGAACTGCAGGAGCTACTGACCATTGCTGAACGCTGGGAGGAGAAGGCCCATCTCTGCCTGGAGGCCAG GCAGAAGCATCCACCAGCCACGCTTGAGGCCATAATTCATGAGGCAGAAAACATCCCTGTTCACCTGCCCAACATCCAGGCTCTCAAGGAGGCTCTTGCTAAGGCCCGGGCCTGGATTGCTGATGTGGACGAGATCCAA AATGGTGATCACTACCCCTGCCTGGATGACTTGGAGGGCCTGGTGGCTGTTGGCCGGGACCTACCTGTGGGGTTGGAGGAGCTGAGACAGCTAGAGCTGCAGGTACTGACGGCGCACTCCTGGAGGGAGAAGGCCTCCAAGACCTTTCTCAAGAAGAATTCTTGCTACACTCTGCTGGAG GTGCTCTGCCCATGTGCAGACGCCGGCTCAGACAGCACCAAGCGCAGCCGGTGGATGGAGAAGGAGCTGGGGTTGTACAAATCTGACACAGAGTTGCTGGGGCTGTCTGCGCAGgacctcagggacccaggctctgtG ATCGTGGCCTTCAAGGAGGGGGaacagaaggagaaggagggaatTCTGCAGCTGCGTCGCACCAACTCCGCCAAGCCCAGTCCACTGGCATCATCGACCACAGCTTCCTCTGCAACCTCCATCTGTGTGTGTGGGCAGGTGCCAGCTGGGGTGGGAGCTCTGCAGTGTGACCTGTGTCAGGACTGGTTCCATGGGCGATGTGTGTCGGTACCCCGCCTCCTCAGTTCCCCAAGGCCCAGTCCCACCTCATCCCCACTGCTGGCCTGGTGGGAGTGGGACACCAAATTCTTGTGTCCGCTGTGCATGCGCTCACGGCGCCCACGCCTGGAGACCATCCTGGCACTGCTGGTAGCGCTGCAGAGACTGCCTGTGCGGCTGCCTGAGGGTGAGGCCCTGCAGTGCCTCACAGAGAGGGCCATCAGCTGGCAAGGCCGTGCcaggcaggctctggcctctgaggATGTGACTGCTGTGTTGGGACGGCTGGCCGAGCTTCGCCAGCGGCTGCAGGCTGAACCCAGGCCCGAGGAGCCCCCTACCTACCCTTCAGCCCCTGCCTCTGACCCTGTCAGAGAAGGCAGTGGCAAGGATATGCCTAAG gtgcaggggTTGCTGGAGAATGGAGACAGCATGACCAGTCCCGAGAAGGTAGCCCCGGGGGAGGGCTCAG ACCTGGAGCTGCTGTCCTCGCTGTTGCCACAGTTGACTGGCCCTGTGTTGGAGCTGCCTGAGGCAACCCGGGCCCCCCTGGAGGAGCTCATGTTGGAGGGGGATCTGCTTGAGGTGACCCTGGATGAGAACCACAGCATCTGGCAGCTGCTGCAGGCTGGGCAGCCTCCAAACCTGGAGCGGATCCGCACACTTCTGGAG CTGGAGAAGGCAGAGCGCCATGGGAGCCGAGCACGGGGCCGGGCGCTggagaggcggcggcggcggaagGTGGATCGGGGTGGGGAGGGCGATGACCCAGCCCGAGAGGAGCTAGAGCCAAAGAGGGTACGGAGCTCAGGGCCAGAGGCCGAGGaggcccaggaggaggaggagctggaggaggagacTGGGGGTGAgggcccacccctccccaccactgACAGCCCCGGCACCCAGGAGAACCAGAATGGCTTGGAGCCGGCGCTAGGGGCCAGTTCAGGCTCCTCGGCCCCTTTCTCCACTTTGACTCCCCGGCTGCACGTGCCCTGCCCGCAGCAGCCGCCTCAGCAACAATTGTGA